From the genome of Verrucomicrobiota bacterium:
CCGTTTGGGAATTGCGCCTGGCAATGCGTTGGAACTGGCCACCCGCATTACCCGCATGGCCGGCCTGCGATTGGTCGGGCTCATGACGCACTTTTGCGCCGCCGAGGATGATCTGGAATTTTCCGAGCGTCAGCGCGATGTGTTTGGCGACGTGTTGCGCACGCTGGAAACGGCGGGCATTACCATTCCCTGGATACATGCTGCCAACAGTGGCGCGTTGTTGCATGAGCCGGAAACCATATTTACAGTGGTGCGGCCCGGGTTGTTGGTGTATGGCATTTTGCCGCCAGGGAACCGCCGGGTTTCTTCGGTCTTGCAAAAGCATCTTAGTCCCGCTTTGGCTTGGAAGTCGCGCGTGAGCCTGGTCAAAACCGTGTTGCCGGGCGCTACGATCAGTTACGGACACACCTTTACCGCTCCCAAGAAAATGCGGGTTGCCACGGTATCCGCCGGCTATGGCGATGGTTATATGCGGGCGGGCAGCAACCGTGCGGAAGTGTTGGTCGGCGGCAAACGATGCCGGGTGTTGGGCCGGGTGACGATGGATCAAATGGTGGTGGATGCCAGTCATCTGCCGAAAATTGCCAGTGGCGATGAAGTGGTGTTGATCGGTCAGCAAGGCCGCGAAGTCATCACCGCCACGGAGCTGGCGCATTGGACTGGCAGCATCCCTTGGGAGGTGCTAACCAATATCAGCTATCGCGTGCCCCGCATTTACAGGGGCGGCTACGCGGCGTGAATCGGGTTTAGGCCCCGAGTATTTGCCGGGCCTCTTTGCGGCGCTTCATGACCCACCAGGCGACTGCGGCAACCAGCCCGAGCACGATCACAATGTCGGCCTGGTGCGAATACTTTTGCACCACTTTCCAGTTGTCACGCAACCGCATCCCGCACCACAACAGAAAACTGTTCCAAATGGTGGCGCCAATCACGGATACCAGCATGAACGGCACAATCGGCATCTTGCCCATGCCGGCAGGGATGGAGATGAAATGTCGCACGACGGGAATAAAGCGGCTGAGAAAAATCGTCCAAGTCCCCTGGCGTTTGTGGAAAAATTGTTCGGTCCATTCCAAGTCATGCTGGTTGAGCAGCAGGTATTTACCCACTTTCAAGACGACCGGTTTCCCGCCATAATACCCCATGAGATAGGACAACAGGGACCCAACGAGCGAGCCTGCGCTGGTGACGGCAATGGCGATCCAGAGCACCCATTTTCCATCCGCCACTTGGAACCCCACAAAGGGCATCACTGCTTCGCTCGGCACGGGCGCGATCATGCTTTCCAACCCCATCAGGAAGCCGGCCCCGGCGTAACCGGTGGTGTCCAATATTTTAACCGCCGTTTCAGATATAATTTGCGTTAACATGGCCGCATACATTGGTCTGAATCCCTGACTCGACGCAATGTTTTTTTGAGGCAATTTGTTTAC
Proteins encoded in this window:
- the alr gene encoding alanine racemase: MDAIYRSWAEVDLNALRGNLAWLRHRVGTGVKIITVVKADAYGHGLRQIAALLMQSGTDVFGVANLVEARHVREVGAGWPILMLGSCLPQETELAVKDGVMPTISSLEEAHRFALAARKLKRTVEVHLKVDTGMGRLGIAPGNALELATRITRMAGLRLVGLMTHFCAAEDDLEFSERQRDVFGDVLRTLETAGITIPWIHAANSGALLHEPETIFTVVRPGLLVYGILPPGNRRVSSVLQKHLSPALAWKSRVSLVKTVLPGATISYGHTFTAPKKMRVATVSAGYGDGYMRAGSNRAEVLVGGKRCRVLGRVTMDQMVVDASHLPKIASGDEVVLIGQQGREVITATELAHWTGSIPWEVLTNISYRVPRIYRGGYAA
- a CDS encoding DedA family protein; its protein translation is MLTQIISETAVKILDTTGYAGAGFLMGLESMIAPVPSEAVMPFVGFQVADGKWVLWIAIAVTSAGSLVGSLLSYLMGYYGGKPVVLKVGKYLLLNQHDLEWTEQFFHKRQGTWTIFLSRFIPVVRHFISIPAGMGKMPIVPFMLVSVIGATIWNSFLLWCGMRLRDNWKVVQKYSHQADIVIVLGLVAAVAWWVMKRRKEARQILGA